AGATCTACCCGGAAGGGACGCACGTTCGGGTGAGTGCCATCTGAGCGCTGAGAGCAACATGAAGAAgcgggaggaaggtcggGAGGCAAGGGAGCTGGGAGTGCGCTGGAGCAACAGGCAGcactcgaggaggttggagcGGAGATCTGTGGAGCGGAGCGGAGCCTCCCAGACCAAGGTCGCGGACAACGTACCTGTGTACCGCCAATCTGAGCAACAAAGGGTGGTCCGTAGAGAGACTGAAAGTGGCACAGAGGGCAACGCGCACGCAGGCGCTCCCCAGACGCACCGAAGCTGGCAGTGTGCTCTTTGGTTCCAGTGGGAGAagcgagaagaagacgcAGCAAGGGGCATatgacctcgaggacacCATGGAACGACtagctcacaccagatcCCCTGGGTCGAGACGCCCATCATCTACGACGTGCGCGCCAAGCCGAGGAACATTGCCTCGCTTACGGGTACCAAGGACTTGCAGATGGTCAACATCACCTGCCGTGTCCTGTCGCGCCCAGCCATCGACGACTTGCCGACGATGTGAGTGACACCCCAAGACATCCTCCACTTGCGCCGCCCTCACGACTAACGCCAGCTaccgcgagctcgggaCGGACTACGACGAGCGTGTCCTTCCTTCCATTGTGAACGAGGTGCTCAAGTCGGTCGTTGCGCAGTTCAACGCTTCGCAGCTCATCACTCAGCGTGAGATGGTCTCGCGTCTGGTGCGCGACAACCTCACCCGCCGTGCCCGCCGCTtcgacctcatcctcgaTGATGTGTCGATCACACACGTCGCGTTCTCGCCCGAGTTCACGCACGctgtcgaggccaagcaggTCGCGCAGCAGATTGCGCAGCGTGCTGCGTTCCAGGTCGACCAGGCCATCCAGGAGAAGCAGAGCATTATCGTCCGCGCACAGGGTGAGGCCAAGTCGGCCGAGCTCATTGGCGAGGCTGTTCGCAACAACAAGGGCTTCCTCCAGttgcgcaagctcgaggccgcgcgcgagatTGCCGGGGTCGTGTCCTCGAGCGGAAACCGTGTCATGCTCGACTCGaacgcgctcctcctcaacgtcacCGACGACAGCATTCTCCAGCCCCTCCCCAAGAAGTAGTCGTGCATGCAGCAGTCACCAGTCATCAGCGCACTGAGCACAGCCCGAGCTGTAGTCGCTCGGGGATGAACGAGAAACGGAACAGCTAACCCACCAAGCCACGAAGATGTGCCAACGGCTAATGTGACAGAGAGCCACATACAGAATAAAGGCATGTTGTTTGCTGGAGGCTCCCTCCCTGACCGAGTGCCCTTCAAGCACGCCTCGTTGCCCAGGCGGCAACGAGCAACACTGTCAACCTGACCGAGCCTGGTGAGAACAGAGCCAATTTAACGAGGCGAGACTGACTACGTGCTGTGGACAGAGCTCACACGAAGCGTAAATGTGTTATCCTATTCATTTACCAAAACCAATATAAACTTCTGATCCCCAACTGCTACGCAAACGCCACGCCGGCAAACTGCTGGGGCCCGGGCGCGCGCCACTCGTccatgagcttggcgaACGCGCTCGCACCAGCGGGGTACCCAGCGTTGAGCTTGGTGTGGATgttctcgcccttgccctcgttGTTGTAGTATCCGGGTGTGCACTCGGCGTTACCGATTGGGCGTCCGTGCTGCAGGATGGCGTCGCACCACGCCGCCTGGGCCTCAGGCTTGACATTGATGGTGGTGTACCCGTTCTCCTTGGCGTGAGAGATGAGGGCTGCAACGTTGGCTGCCTGGGGAACAAAGTTGTTCGGGAGGttggagatgaggaagCCAGTTTGCGGGAGCTGTTGGAAGAAGAGGTTGGGGAAACCCGCCGTCTGGAGGCCGTGCAGGGTACGCATACCACCAccgtcgcccttggccgCCCACATGTCAGAGATCTTGCCCTCGGGTCCTACAATGTCGTAGCCGAATCGAGTGAGCACTTCACCAGCAATAAACTGGAATCCCGAGGCCCAGACAATGCAGTCGAGCTCGTAGTGCTTGCCGTTGGCGATGACCCCCGTCTCAGTGACCTCGGTCACGCCCTGTCCATCCGTCTCGATCAGCTGCGTTGACTCCTTGTTGAATGCCGGGAGATACTCGTCGTGGAAGCACGGCCGCTTGCACATCTGGCGGAACCAAGGCTTGAGGCCCGCTgccttgtccttgtccgtGACGATCtcatcgacgcgcgcgcggatACGCTCCATCGTCTCGTTGTCCTGCTCCTCCATTGCTTGGAGGATGGCCGGCAAGCCGAACTGCTCGGCTGGGATAGCACGGTACCGGTTACGCCAGCGAATAGCAAGATTGGTCCACCCGTCATCAACGAGGTCGGGGTAATCCTCCCACATGATGCGAGGGTCGGGCACGGCCTGTCCCCAACAATCGCTAAAGGACTCAAGCCAGCGCGAGTGCCATCCCGGTTCCTTGGAAATCTCCTTGAACCACTCCGGGTCGAACGGGTGGTTATTGcgcacgtcgacggcgctgGGCGTGCGCTGGAAAACCAAGAGTTCGCCAGAGTCGCGGCTGAGTGCCGGAATGCACTGCACAGCCGTGGCGCCAGTGCCCACAATGCCAACCTTCTTGTCACCGAGCTTGGTCAACGGCGCGCCAAACCGGTCACCGCCAGTGTACTCGTATTCCC
Above is a genomic segment from Cutaneotrichosporon cavernicola HIS019 DNA, chromosome: 1 containing:
- a CDS encoding uncharacterized protein (Flavoprotein involved in K transport), with translation MNRNVVENGRVAAATGLTPSSMTIDIDAAALRAKYAAERDKRLAAPVGRNFKPLEKPGENIDPHMPVIPREPVTDHVEFCYIGAGFSGLLTAARVKEAGIKSVRVIDKAGGPGGVWYWNRYPGAMCDTAAMVYLPLLEETGHMPTHKYVYGPEIHEHCERIAHKYGLYDDALFHTDVTGLVWEDDGKRWRITTDRGDSFTASYVGIGSGPLNVAQLPDIPGIEKFKGKQFHTSRWEYEYTGGDRFGAPLTKLGDKKVGIVGTGATAVQCIPALSRDSGELLVFQRTPSAVDVRNNHPFDPEWFKEISKEPGWHSRWLESFSDCWGQAVPDPRIMWEDYPDLVDDGWTNLAIRWRNRYRAIPAEQFGLPAILQAMEEQDNETMERIRARVDEIVTDKDKAAGLKPWFRQMCKRPCFHDEYLPAFNKESTQLIETDGQGVTEVTETGVIANGKHYELDCIVWASGFQFIAGEVLTRFGYDIVGPEGKISDMWAAKGDGGGMRTLHGLQTAGFPNLFFQQLPQTGFLISNLPNNFVPQAANVAALISHAKENGYTTINVKPEAQAAWCDAILQHGRPIGNAECTPGYYNNEGKGENIHTKLNAGYPAGASAFAKLMDEWRAPGPQQFAGVAFA
- the PHB2 gene encoding uncharacterized protein (prohibitin homologues), whose translation is MSNPGQAFARLAQQLNRARQQAQRSTGGGGAGGGGPGGPGGLLAGSGVLIMLVAGGLVLNASLFNVDGGHRAIKYSRLHGVMSKIYPEGTHVRIPWVETPIIYDVRAKPRNIASLTGTKDLQMVNITCRVLSRPAIDDLPTIYRELGTDYDERVLPSIVNEVLKSVVAQFNASQLITQREMVSRLVRDNLTRRARRFDLILDDVSITHVAFSPEFTHAVEAKQVAQQIAQRAAFQVDQAIQEKQSIIVRAQGEAKSAELIGEAVRNNKGFLQLRKLEAAREIAGVVSSSGNRVMLDSNALLLNVTDDSILQPLPKK